A single Salminus brasiliensis chromosome 20, fSalBra1.hap2, whole genome shotgun sequence DNA region contains:
- the LOC140542040 gene encoding chemerin-like receptor 1 codes for MNSTSGTTDPLCMGALCIFYAVANVIIFILGVAGNGLVIWIVGFKAKKSVVNTWYLSLALSDFLFCGTLPFSIIHIIKQDWIFGLFMCKFMFFAVYFNWFSSIFILVIISVDRCVVVKFPVWAQNKRTTRKASVIAVLVWILSAAYCLPSAYSLGVQNNGQNQTKNCFYSYTKDQKTVDVVCDLFLGFVIPFLIIVVCYVVIMRKLKIDQMAKSKKPFKIMTALIVTFVVCWLPYHTFSLMDLNLRKYKNFLNSGYKIALILANGNSCINPFLYTFTGKDFKKQCKTLLSKIENAFEEEETKCKVQGTISITPEDGRHATTVCNV; via the coding sequence ATGAATTCAACCTCAGGGACCACAGATCCACTTTGCATGGGAGCGTTGTGTATTTTCTATGCAGTGGCCAATGTGATCATCTTCATCCTGGGGGTTGCTGGAAATGGTCTGGTGATTTGGATTGTAGGGTTTAAGGCGAAGAAATCAGTCGTCAACACCTGGTATCTGAGTCTGGCCCTGTCTGATTTCCTATTCTGCGGCACCCTGCCCTTCAGTATCATCCACATCATAAAACAAGACTGGATCTTTGGGCTCTTCATGTGCAAGTTCATGTTCTTTGCCGTGTACTTTAATTGGTTCAGCAGCATCTTCATACTAGTCATCATCAGCGTGGACCGCTGTGTGGTCGTTAAGTTTCCAGTGTGGGCACAGAACAAGCGCACCACCAGAAAGGCCTCTGTGATCGCAGTATTAGTTTGGATCCTCTCCGCAGCGTATTGCTTGCCATCAGCCTATTCTCTAGGTGTTCAGAACAACGgccaaaaccaaaccaaaaattGCTTTTACAGTTACACCAAAGATCAGAAAACCGTTGACGTTGTGTGTGATTTATTTTTGGGATTTGTGATCCCCTTCCTGATCATTGTTGTCTGTTATGTAGTCATCATGCGGAAGCTGAAGATCGACCAGATGGCAAAGTCCAAAAAGCCCTTCAAGATCATGACAGCATTGATTGTTACTTTCGTGGTCTGCTGGCTGCCTTATCACACTTTTTCTTTGATGGATCTAAACTTGAGAAAATATAAGAATTTTCTCAATTCAGGATATAAAATTGCGCTCATTCTTGCCAATGGCAACAGCTGTATCAACCCGTTTCTTTACACTTTCACAGGGAAGGACTTTAAGAAGCAGTGCAAAACGCTTCTGTCAAAGATTGAGAATGCAtttgaggaggaggagaccAAATGCAAAGTCCAAGGGACAATTTCAATCACACCAGAGGACGGAAGACATGCAACTACTGTTTGCAatgtttaa